A region of the Pricia mediterranea genome:
TTTCATAAGCCAGCGATAATTATATATATTTAATTTTATAACGTCTCCTGATTTCTTCGAATCCAGTGATAGCGCTAGTCCTGTAATAATTTTTTTCCATTCAAAAATTGATAATAGCGAGGCTAATATCTCATTTTATATTTCATCTCTTTGGATTTTTCAAATACTAAGTTTCGTTTAAATTGTGCGGCTAAGGTGCGATTTTAGTAATAGTTGCTTAAAATGCTTGCCCTGCCCAAAAAAGATATTTCAAAGGCCGAATATAAAACTGATTCTAATTCAGATGCTTTTGGAGGATCAAGTACGGGATTACTACAGCGGAAATTTAGTTTTAATGTAGATTTTAAGGTGACTACGATTGATAAATGCCCAGTTAAAGTTTACCGTCCACTTCACACGTCAAGACATTTTTTACATCGTAGAGAATCCCGCCTTGATCTAACAAATTGCGCAAATCTATGTCCAAAAATTGCCTATGTGAAACTGCGAGCACGATAGCGGCGTATTTTTTATTGGGCAAGGCATTTACAATATCCAGACCGAGTTCCTTTTTTACTTCCTCTTTGGAAGCCCACGGATCGAATACCGTTACCTGCGAGCCGTAGGCCTTAAGGCTGTTGATGACATCGATAGCTTTGGTATTTCGTACATCGGGACAGTTCTCTTTAAAGGTAATGCCTAATATTAGAATATCGGCGCCTTTTATTTTCATGTCCCGCTGGACCATCAATTTTACGATTTCCGAAGCTACGTACTTACCCATGCCATCGTTCATACGGCGGCCAGCTAAAATGATTTCAGGATGATACCCAAAGGCTTGGGCCTTTTGCGCTAAATAATAAGGATCTACGCCGATACAGTGCCCTCCCACAAGTCCTGGACGGAACGGTAAAAAATTCCACTTGGTACCTGCAGCTTCCAGCACCGCACTGGTGTCGATGGACATCAGGTTGAAAATCTTGGCCAATTCGTTGACAAAGGCAATATTGATATCCCGTTGGGAGTTTTCTATAACTTTGGCTGCTTCCGCGACTTTGATGGTGGGAGCCAAGTGGGTTCCGGCGGTAATGACCGAGGCATACAACTGGTCGACCTTCTTGCCGATTTCAGGAGTGGAACCGGAGGTTACCTTTAGAATCTTATCCACAGTATGCTCCTTGTCGCCGGGATTGATACGCTCAGGGGAATAACCGACAAAAAAATCCTCGTTGAACTTGAGTCCACTGATTTTCTCCAGAACCGGTACGCATTCTTCTTCCGTAACCCCAGGGTACACCGTAGATTCATAAATAACAACGTCTCCTTTTTTTAAGACTTTGCCCACGGTTTCGCTTGACTTGTAAAGCGGCGTCAAAATGGGTCGGTTGGTACTGTCGACGGGTGTCGGAACGGTGACGACGTAATAATTGCAATCTGAAATATCTTCCAACTGATTCGAGCAAAAAAGGCCGGTTTCCATTTTGGGGCTCTCCGAAAGTACTTTCTTAAGCACATCATCAGCTACTTCTAGGGTGCTGTCAGTGCCAGAACGTAGTTCTTTGATACGTTCTTCATTAATATCAAATCCCACCACAGGATATTTGGTGGCAAACAAACGTGCCAAAGGAAGACCTACATATCCGAGGCCGATTACCGCGATTTTAATATCTTTCATAAAGTTGTATTTCGTTACAGGTTGTATGTTTCAAAATTTGGACTGTCGATGAAGTGGTGTTGTCTATCCCCTGTCCAAATTCTCCCAGTACCAAGATACAGCCTCCTTGAGACCTTTTTCTATATCGTATTCGGGATCATAACCCAAAAGGTTCTTGGCTTTTTCTATGGAGGCTAGCGAATGTGGTACGTCTCCGGCACGCTCGGGTCCATGTTTCGGATGTATATCCTTGATCTTGGGGTCGAATTCCGAAAGATAATCCTTCAGTAATCCAATCAGTTCAGTCAGGGTCGTACGTTCGCCATAGGCCACATTATACACCGTGTTGACAGCTTCGGGCGATGATGCCATAAGAGACCGTATATTGGCTTCGATTACATTATCGATATACGTAAAATCCCGGGAAAAAGACCCATCACCGTTGATAGTAGGTGCTTCATGGTTGACCAATTGGATAACGAACTTGGGAATAACAGCAGCGTACGCCCCATTGGGGTCTTGCTGTCTTCCGAATACGTTAAAATAGCGGAGGCCGATGGTTTCCAAACCATAGGTCTTGGCAAAGACGTTTGCATACAATTCGTTGACATATTTGGTAATCGCATACGGGGAAAGTGGCTTTCCAATAACTTCTTCGACCTTGGGCATTTCTTTCGAATCTCC
Encoded here:
- a CDS encoding nucleotide sugar dehydrogenase, with translation MKDIKIAVIGLGYVGLPLARLFATKYPVVGFDINEERIKELRSGTDSTLEVADDVLKKVLSESPKMETGLFCSNQLEDISDCNYYVVTVPTPVDSTNRPILTPLYKSSETVGKVLKKGDVVIYESTVYPGVTEEECVPVLEKISGLKFNEDFFVGYSPERINPGDKEHTVDKILKVTSGSTPEIGKKVDQLYASVITAGTHLAPTIKVAEAAKVIENSQRDINIAFVNELAKIFNLMSIDTSAVLEAAGTKWNFLPFRPGLVGGHCIGVDPYYLAQKAQAFGYHPEIILAGRRMNDGMGKYVASEIVKLMVQRDMKIKGADILILGITFKENCPDVRNTKAIDVINSLKAYGSQVTVFDPWASKEEVKKELGLDIVNALPNKKYAAIVLAVSHRQFLDIDLRNLLDQGGILYDVKNVLTCEVDGKL
- a CDS encoding SDR family oxidoreductase produces the protein MSLHSVNFSSDLNILVTGGAGFIGSNLCEWLLQNGNKVRCLDNLATGKRENIKAFLDSENFEFVEGDIRDLETCKKATENVDHILHQAALGSVPRSINDPITSNEVNVSGFLNMLVAARDAQVKRFVYAASSSTYGDSKEMPKVEEVIGKPLSPYAITKYVNELYANVFAKTYGLETIGLRYFNVFGRQQDPNGAYAAVIPKFVIQLVNHEAPTINGDGSFSRDFTYIDNVIEANIRSLMASSPEAVNTVYNVAYGERTTLTELIGLLKDYLSEFDPKIKDIHPKHGPERAGDVPHSLASIEKAKNLLGYDPEYDIEKGLKEAVSWYWENLDRG